The following proteins are co-located in the Chryseobacterium daecheongense genome:
- a CDS encoding DUF1572 domain-containing protein yields the protein MKELFIKRFSYYKSLGDRVFEQLSEEQLFWQFNNESNSIAVIVKHVAGNMISRWTNFLTEDGEKEYRNRDEEFVNTFKTKEEVINFWEKGWSCLLNALDQITDENLYATIYIRGEGHTVLDAVFRQLAHYPYHIGQIVYIAKMIKNDDWKTLSIPRNKSQEFNMEMKNKWNDTEFKGNSSPVCFENNPEVRDDYKQ from the coding sequence ATGAAAGAATTATTTATCAAACGATTCAGTTATTATAAATCTCTTGGAGACAGGGTTTTTGAACAACTGTCAGAAGAGCAGCTATTCTGGCAGTTTAATAACGAGAGCAATTCTATTGCAGTAATTGTAAAGCATGTTGCAGGAAATATGATTTCACGATGGACGAATTTTTTAACAGAAGATGGGGAAAAGGAATATAGAAACCGCGATGAAGAATTTGTCAATACATTCAAAACAAAGGAGGAGGTTATCAATTTCTGGGAAAAAGGCTGGAGTTGTTTATTGAATGCATTAGATCAGATCACTGATGAAAACCTGTATGCTACGATTTATATTAGAGGAGAAGGGCACACGGTTTTAGATGCTGTTTTTCGTCAGCTGGCCCATTATCCCTATCATATCGGGCAGATCGTTTATATTGCTAAAATGATAAAAAATGATGATTGGAAAACGCTTTCGATTCCAAGAAATAAATCTCAGGAGTTCAACATGGAAATGAAAAATAAATGGAATGATACTGAATTTAAAGGTAATTCCTCACCTGTTTGTTTTGAAAATAATCCGGAAGTCAGAGACGATTACAAACAATAG
- the glgP gene encoding alpha-glucan family phosphorylase, which yields MDFKNFKIPFNTNPQYSKKVAYFSMEFAIEQVLKIYSGGLGFLAGSHMRSAYNLKQDFIGIGILWKFGYYDQARNHDQTLQPVWTKKMYSFLEDTGIKFQIEIHSAPVWVKVWYLDPEIFHTAPMFFLSTDVPENDHVSKTICHKLYDANESTKLAQYILLGKGGAQLLDEMNLERDIYHLNEAHALPAAFYLLRKYNGDLSKVKEKLVFTTHTPEEAGNEKHNLKLCYDMSYFSGFSMEEAKSIEGVDDERFNHSLCALKMAKVANGVSQLHGVVSRAMWSKYPGICEIKSITNAQEFKYWADKRLYNSKDERDDQAFDYRKKYLKKRLFKIVADQTGNLFNPNIFTIVWARRFAGYKRADLLLHDKDRFYKLLNNPEHPVQIIWAGKPYPMDYSAISTFNTLVEESKNHKNMAVLTGYELSLSKSLKQGSDLWLNNPRVPREASGTSGMTAAMNGSVNLSTDDGWIPEFARHGQNSFVVQKADYLNMSIYEQDNYDLNQLYEILENQILPTYYDNADSWRKIQYNAMDDVKHQFNSDRMADEYYSMLYNY from the coding sequence ATGGATTTTAAAAACTTTAAAATACCTTTTAATACCAATCCCCAATATTCAAAAAAAGTTGCCTATTTTTCAATGGAATTTGCCATTGAACAGGTTTTAAAAATATATTCCGGAGGACTTGGCTTTTTAGCCGGTTCACACATGAGAAGCGCCTATAATTTAAAGCAGGATTTTATAGGAATAGGAATACTCTGGAAATTCGGATACTATGATCAGGCAAGAAACCACGATCAGACACTACAGCCGGTATGGACAAAAAAAATGTATAGTTTTTTGGAAGATACCGGAATAAAATTCCAAATTGAAATCCACAGCGCTCCTGTTTGGGTGAAAGTATGGTATCTGGATCCTGAAATTTTCCATACCGCCCCTATGTTTTTTCTATCAACAGATGTACCGGAAAATGACCACGTTTCAAAAACAATCTGTCATAAACTATATGATGCCAATGAATCGACAAAGCTGGCTCAATATATTTTATTGGGAAAAGGAGGTGCCCAATTACTGGACGAAATGAATCTGGAAAGAGATATTTATCATCTGAATGAAGCACATGCCCTACCCGCTGCATTTTATTTATTAAGAAAATACAATGGAGATTTAAGCAAAGTAAAAGAGAAACTTGTTTTCACAACGCACACTCCTGAAGAAGCGGGAAATGAAAAACATAATCTGAAATTATGTTATGACATGTCTTATTTTTCAGGCTTTAGTATGGAAGAAGCCAAAAGCATAGAAGGAGTAGATGATGAACGTTTCAATCATTCTCTTTGTGCATTAAAAATGGCTAAAGTTGCCAATGGTGTTTCACAACTTCACGGTGTGGTTTCCAGAGCAATGTGGAGTAAATATCCCGGAATTTGCGAAATCAAATCAATCACCAATGCACAGGAATTTAAATACTGGGCAGATAAGCGCCTCTACAACTCCAAAGATGAAAGAGACGATCAGGCATTTGATTACCGTAAAAAATATTTAAAAAAGAGACTCTTTAAAATCGTTGCCGATCAAACAGGAAATCTTTTCAATCCAAACATTTTTACTATAGTCTGGGCAAGGAGATTTGCCGGTTATAAACGTGCTGATCTGCTTTTGCACGATAAGGACAGATTTTACAAGTTATTGAATAATCCTGAACATCCTGTTCAGATAATTTGGGCAGGGAAACCCTATCCAATGGATTATTCTGCCATTTCTACATTCAATACACTGGTAGAAGAAAGTAAAAATCATAAAAACATGGCTGTCCTTACAGGTTATGAACTTTCTTTAAGCAAATCACTAAAACAGGGTTCGGACCTATGGCTGAATAATCCCAGGGTTCCAAGAGAAGCTTCAGGAACTTCCGGAATGACTGCTGCTATGAATGGTTCTGTAAATCTTTCGACAGATGACGGCTGGATTCCTGAATTTGCAAGACACGGACAAAACTCTTTTGTCGTTCAAAAAGCAGATTACCTGAATATGAGCATTTATGAACAGGATAATTATGATTTAAACCAGTTATATGAAATCCTGGAAAACCAGATCCTTCCAACCTACTACGACAATGCAGATAGCTGGAGGAAAATACAGTACAATGCCATGGATGATGTTAAGCATCAGTTTAACAGCGATAGAATGGCTGATGAATACTATAGCATGCTGTATAATTATTAG
- a CDS encoding gliding motility-associated C-terminal domain-containing protein: protein MRKNLLIIFLLISQILFSQADCSSALSVCGNSSITYSPTGIGAVNENLGGCLITGEHNSIWYKLTIATGGTLTFDLVPNDPDADYDWAIYGPNVACGSLGSPIRCNAATVIGVGPSTGLNMTSTIVDAPGGSLTPYCKYLDVLPGQTYYLYIDNWVGAASTTMAPFSLTWGGTAALASPFTDPAIQPHPFVPPGVPAANPADPREVIICNSPAVFDFSTLTAGILNANPNFQITYHTSQNDALSGASPILTPITVNTTTTYYFSIHYQDPANPNNPINSCRQVGAFKFKLGNITGNNVSLFACNNNNAGTATFDLTTAAVFGDPTAVKKYYPSLNDLNAGTNEILNPSAYVSAEATVYVKIISQLGCIGTGMIYLKFYPVVVVNDAILRSCFIEGASSTASFNLTAASVTTQAPVTKKYYPSLTDAVNGTNEIATPSAYIASNGVAYIKVFNSNNCFAVAKVTLAVLPPVKSAVLTDKTICMEDTTTLDAGPGFDSYLWSTGATTQAITNVSVGTYWVKLKTGECITTQEVKVYASEQPVISNIDISTNTITVAVNGGTPPYQYSLDNINWQTSNVFSNVPRGDSQVYVKDSYDCDPIDITVLVPNLINVITPNNDGINDVIDYSALANKQNLILSIFDRYGNKVHQADKTNGYKWDGTTNGSKKVPTGTYWYSVTWNENDKKNTPVKFSSWILVKNRD, encoded by the coding sequence ATGAGGAAAAATTTACTTATTATTTTTTTATTGATCTCACAAATCCTCTTTTCCCAGGCAGATTGTTCATCTGCATTATCGGTTTGTGGAAATTCAAGCATTACATATTCTCCCACAGGAATTGGAGCTGTAAATGAAAATTTAGGAGGGTGCTTAATAACAGGCGAGCACAATTCAATTTGGTATAAACTTACTATTGCCACTGGCGGAACGCTTACTTTTGATTTGGTGCCCAATGATCCGGATGCGGATTATGATTGGGCTATTTATGGTCCTAATGTAGCTTGCGGAAGTTTAGGATCTCCTATACGCTGTAATGCTGCAACTGTGATTGGTGTAGGTCCGTCTACAGGATTAAATATGACAAGTACGATTGTAGACGCTCCCGGAGGATCACTGACTCCTTATTGTAAATATTTAGATGTTTTGCCAGGTCAGACTTATTATTTATATATAGATAACTGGGTGGGTGCTGCCAGTACTACAATGGCTCCGTTTTCTTTGACATGGGGAGGTACTGCTGCTTTGGCGTCTCCTTTCACTGATCCTGCGATACAGCCACATCCATTTGTCCCACCGGGGGTTCCTGCGGCTAATCCTGCTGACCCACGCGAAGTTATTATATGTAATAGTCCGGCTGTTTTTGATTTCAGTACTTTGACGGCAGGCATTCTTAATGCGAACCCTAATTTCCAGATAACGTACCATACTTCACAAAATGATGCCCTTTCCGGTGCAAGCCCGATTTTAACTCCTATTACCGTTAATACAACAACAACTTATTATTTCAGTATACATTATCAGGATCCTGCAAATCCCAACAATCCAATCAATTCATGCAGGCAGGTGGGTGCCTTTAAATTTAAGCTGGGAAATATAACAGGGAATAACGTTTCTTTATTTGCCTGTAACAATAATAATGCGGGTACGGCAACATTTGATCTTACAACCGCTGCTGTTTTTGGTGATCCTACAGCAGTTAAAAAATATTATCCGTCTTTAAACGATCTTAATGCAGGTACTAATGAAATTCTGAATCCTTCTGCATATGTATCTGCCGAAGCAACAGTATATGTAAAAATAATTTCCCAGCTGGGATGTATTGGAACAGGAATGATTTATCTTAAGTTTTATCCTGTGGTGGTTGTAAATGATGCTATTTTGAGATCATGTTTCATTGAAGGTGCCTCCTCTACAGCGTCTTTTAATCTTACCGCCGCATCGGTTACTACACAGGCACCCGTAACCAAGAAATATTATCCTTCACTTACTGACGCGGTGAATGGAACAAATGAAATCGCAACACCGTCTGCGTACATCGCTTCTAATGGTGTGGCATACATAAAAGTATTCAATTCAAATAATTGTTTTGCCGTCGCGAAAGTTACTCTAGCTGTGCTGCCGCCGGTAAAATCGGCAGTCCTTACTGATAAAACCATCTGTATGGAGGATACTACGACATTGGATGCCGGTCCCGGTTTCGATTCATACCTCTGGAGTACAGGAGCTACAACCCAGGCGATCACAAATGTAAGCGTAGGGACTTATTGGGTAAAACTAAAAACTGGAGAATGCATCACAACTCAGGAGGTAAAAGTGTATGCAAGTGAGCAGCCTGTAATATCCAATATTGATATTTCGACTAACACTATTACAGTTGCGGTTAACGGAGGAACACCTCCTTATCAATATTCATTAGATAATATCAACTGGCAGACTTCTAATGTATTTAGCAATGTACCGAGAGGAGATAGCCAGGTTTATGTAAAGGATTCTTATGACTGTGATCCAATTGATATTACAGTGTTGGTACCGAACCTGATCAATGTAATTACACCGAATAATGATGGAATTAATGATGTAATTGATTATTCAGCGCTGGCTAACAAACAAAATTTAATATTGAGTATCTTCGACAGGTATGGTAATAAGGTTCACCAGGCCGACAAAACAAATGGATATAAATGGGATGGTACTACTAATGGCAGTAAAAAGGTTCCGACAGGAACGTATTGGTACTCTGTGACCTGGAACGAAAATGATAAGAAAAATACACCGGTTAAATTCTCAAGCTGGATACTGGTGAAAAACAGGGATTAA
- the mtaB gene encoding tRNA (N(6)-L-threonylcarbamoyladenosine(37)-C(2))-methylthiotransferase MtaB produces MSNFHKTAAFHTLGCKLNFAETSTIARQLTDAGYDKVGFDDKADVYVINTCSVTENADRECKLHVKRAMKANPEGLVVIVGCYAQLKPEEISQINGVDLVLGAKEKFNILSYLDDLEKSESEGIVHSCEIEETDFFIGSYSIGDRTRAFLKVQDGCDYKCTYCTIPLARGISRSDTIDSVLNNAKEIAAKDIKEIVLTGVNIGDYGKGEFGNKRHEHTFLDLISELDQVDGIERIRISSIEPNLLKDESIELVSRSRSFVPHFHIPLQSGCDDLLKKMKRRYLTKLYRDRVNKIREVMPHAAIGVDVIVGFPGETEEKFMETYNFLNDLPISYLHVFTYSERENTEAADMEGVVPIPERKKRNKMLRILSEKKKMSFYQTQLGKTLPVLWEHENKDGKMYGFTENYVRVQKDFDQASINQIEFLKLEKIEADGTVSVLNSFESFLEKV; encoded by the coding sequence ATGTCAAATTTTCATAAAACCGCCGCATTTCATACCCTAGGCTGCAAATTAAATTTTGCGGAAACATCTACTATTGCTCGTCAATTAACAGATGCCGGATATGATAAGGTAGGTTTTGATGATAAGGCTGATGTTTATGTGATCAATACCTGTTCCGTTACTGAAAATGCAGATCGTGAGTGTAAACTTCATGTAAAAAGAGCAATGAAAGCGAATCCAGAAGGACTGGTTGTTATTGTTGGTTGCTATGCTCAGCTCAAGCCTGAAGAAATTTCACAGATTAATGGAGTTGATTTGGTATTAGGAGCCAAAGAAAAGTTCAATATCCTGAGTTATCTTGACGATTTAGAAAAATCTGAAAGTGAGGGAATTGTTCATTCCTGTGAGATTGAAGAAACCGACTTTTTTATAGGAAGCTACTCAATCGGTGACAGAACAAGAGCCTTTTTGAAAGTTCAGGACGGTTGCGATTATAAATGTACCTATTGTACCATTCCTTTAGCAAGAGGGATTTCAAGATCAGATACGATCGATAGTGTTCTTAATAATGCTAAAGAAATTGCAGCAAAAGATATCAAAGAAATTGTCCTTACCGGAGTGAATATTGGAGATTATGGAAAAGGTGAATTCGGGAATAAAAGACATGAGCATACTTTTCTGGATCTGATTTCTGAGCTTGATCAGGTAGATGGGATCGAGAGAATACGTATTTCGTCTATTGAACCTAATCTTCTGAAGGATGAGAGCATTGAACTGGTTTCCAGAAGCAGGAGCTTTGTTCCTCATTTTCATATTCCTTTACAATCCGGATGCGATGATCTGTTGAAAAAAATGAAGCGACGTTATTTAACAAAGCTTTACCGGGATAGGGTGAATAAAATTCGTGAAGTTATGCCTCATGCGGCTATTGGTGTTGATGTGATTGTTGGATTTCCTGGAGAAACTGAAGAAAAGTTCATGGAAACCTATAACTTCCTTAATGATCTTCCCATCAGTTATCTTCATGTTTTCACTTATTCTGAAAGAGAAAATACCGAAGCAGCAGATATGGAAGGGGTTGTTCCCATCCCTGAAAGAAAAAAACGCAACAAAATGTTGCGGATCCTTTCGGAAAAGAAAAAAATGTCATTTTATCAAACTCAGCTAGGAAAAACACTTCCGGTCCTTTGGGAGCATGAAAATAAAGATGGCAAGATGTATGGTTTCACTGAAAACTACGTAAGAGTCCAAAAAGATTTTGACCAGGCATCGATTAACCAGATTGAATTTTTAAAACTTGAAAAAATAGAAGCTGACGGTACGGTTTCAGTACTTAATTCTTTTGAGAGCTTTTTAGAAAAGGTATAG